A stretch of Aerococcus urinaehominis DNA encodes these proteins:
- the tsaE gene encoding tRNA (adenosine(37)-N6)-threonylcarbamoyltransferase complex ATPase subunit type 1 TsaE, with amino-acid sequence MSLIWENEAATQATAQELAQYLKPGDVICLAGDLGAGKTTFTQYLAQGLGIKKHIKSPTYTIIREYQEGRLPLYHMDAYRLAETGSEGIGLEEYLDGDGVCVIEWPQYIVEDLDLNYLWVTIKQLDQDQRQLELEGVGPRGQQLARIFKKAGE; translated from the coding sequence ATGTCATTGATATGGGAAAATGAAGCAGCTACCCAGGCTACGGCCCAAGAACTTGCCCAGTATTTAAAACCGGGGGATGTGATTTGTTTGGCCGGTGACTTGGGAGCAGGAAAAACCACCTTTACCCAGTACCTGGCCCAGGGCCTAGGTATCAAGAAGCATATCAAGAGCCCTACTTATACAATTATCCGGGAATACCAGGAGGGGCGGTTGCCACTATATCATATGGATGCTTACCGGCTAGCTGAAACTGGTAGTGAGGGTATTGGTCTGGAAGAATACTTAGACGGTGATGGCGTCTGCGTCATTGAATGGCCCCAATATATTGTAGAAGACTTAGACTTGAATTATCTGTGGGTAACGATCAAACAGTTAGACCAAGACCAACGTCAACTAGAACTAGAGGGCGTTGGCCCCCGGGGTCAGCAACTAGCAAGGATTTTTAAGAAGGCAGGAGAATAA
- a CDS encoding DEAD/DEAH box helicase yields the protein MQFTDYPLADYLQTALKDMNFYQATDIQAQVIPEILSGHSVVAQSQTGSGKSLAFLLPLLSQLTNQAETQVLITAPSRELADQLYQVTKSLLAYASEDIFVERAYGGTDGQRQAQRLEASTPQIVIGTPGRILDLVNRQLISVHQVSHFVVDEADMTLDMGFLTTVDQIASHMPNDLSMYVFSATIPEKLKPFLRKYLANPKWIRVANEQVISPTIENILLAVRGRDKKDLLYQVTQVGQPYLMLIFANTIETVDSLHQYLLGRGLKIAKIHGDLDARERRRVMKQVHNLDFQYVVASDLAARGIDIPGVSHVVNYEIPGELEFFIHRVGRTGRQGLPGQAITMYEPDHQKDIAWLEGKGIHFEDYDIKQGEWQPTRSNRQRQDRPANRDEIDHTVKGMIDKNKRKKVKPGYRKKLKKEIGQHQRRKAQEQRRQKMRQQRRDNKARNQVDY from the coding sequence ATGCAATTTACAGATTACCCTTTGGCAGACTATTTACAGACTGCCCTTAAAGATATGAATTTTTATCAAGCTACTGATATTCAAGCCCAAGTTATTCCAGAAATATTGTCTGGCCATTCCGTTGTTGCCCAAAGCCAGACTGGTTCAGGCAAAAGTTTAGCTTTTTTACTTCCCCTCTTAAGTCAGCTAACTAACCAAGCAGAGACGCAAGTTTTGATCACAGCGCCGAGTCGGGAGTTGGCTGATCAACTTTATCAAGTGACCAAATCGCTTTTAGCTTACGCGTCTGAGGATATTTTTGTAGAGCGTGCTTACGGCGGCACAGATGGCCAACGCCAGGCCCAGCGCTTAGAAGCATCTACGCCACAAATCGTCATTGGCACGCCTGGCCGCATTCTGGACTTAGTTAACCGGCAACTTATTTCCGTCCACCAGGTTAGCCATTTTGTCGTTGATGAGGCTGATATGACCCTAGATATGGGTTTTTTAACGACTGTTGACCAGATTGCTAGTCATATGCCGAATGACTTATCTATGTATGTTTTCTCAGCCACTATACCAGAAAAATTGAAACCATTCTTACGTAAGTATTTAGCTAACCCTAAATGGATCAGAGTGGCAAATGAACAGGTTATTTCACCAACCATTGAGAATATACTCTTAGCGGTTAGGGGTAGGGATAAAAAAGACTTGCTTTACCAAGTAACTCAGGTCGGTCAGCCCTATCTCATGCTGATTTTTGCCAATACAATTGAGACTGTTGACAGTCTCCACCAATATCTCTTGGGCCGAGGTTTAAAGATTGCTAAAATACACGGTGATTTAGATGCCCGTGAGCGTCGTCGGGTGATGAAGCAGGTACATAATTTGGACTTTCAATATGTCGTAGCGAGTGACTTAGCTGCTCGTGGCATAGATATTCCGGGGGTTTCCCATGTGGTTAATTATGAAATCCCTGGTGAATTGGAATTCTTTATCCATCGCGTGGGCCGGACTGGTCGCCAAGGACTTCCTGGCCAGGCCATTACCATGTATGAGCCTGATCATCAAAAGGATATTGCCTGGTTGGAAGGCAAGGGCATTCATTTTGAAGATTATGACATCAAGCAGGGCGAATGGCAACCAACGCGATCTAACCGTCAGCGCCAGGACCGACCAGCCAACCGGGATGAAATTGATCATACGGTTAAGGGTATGATTGATAAAAATAAGCGGAAAAAGGTTAAACCAGGTTACCGCAAGAAACTGAAAAAAGAAATCGGTCAGCATCAACGACGTAAGGCGCAAGAACAGCGCCGGCAAAAAATGCGGCAGCAACGTCGCGATAACAAGGCCCGTAATCAGGTTGACTATTAG
- the zwf gene encoding glucose-6-phosphate dehydrogenase, translating into MKQANQLDALFILFGATGDLAKRMLYPALFRLYLRGILKEHFAIIGTARRPWDNEVLREVVFESVQNECDDPETIKDFASHFYYLANDATKIENFSALNQLMGQLKQAYQIGDRHFYYLSVSPSLFADISNNLKKSGIVDQPGIHRLILEKPFGHNQASALALNQDLNISFSEDQIYRIDHYLGKETVLNILASRYYNPFLEAIWNRDHIKNIQVTLSEDMPVGSRGGYYDHSGAIRDMFQNHILQIIALLGMDLPQELKPQSILTNRQAFFKSLSSLSPDQVADQIVRGQYGANPDLGIPDYLDEDQVAVNSVTETYIAGQLLSDLPRWQDVPFYFRTGKAMTQKYTTVDIIFKSHPSQSDQPNRLTFYISPELGVSLQIQQKTYSDQMLTEPACLQMTKPVSGYLATAYEKLIHDVLKGDQTNFTSFEELLDQWRIVDHITEAWETLPAPDFPNYQAGSLGPQAADDLLARNNDFWINHQFS; encoded by the coding sequence TTGAAGCAAGCTAACCAACTTGATGCACTCTTTATTTTATTCGGTGCAACAGGCGACCTGGCCAAACGGATGCTCTACCCAGCCTTATTTAGACTCTACCTGCGCGGTATCTTAAAAGAACATTTCGCTATTATTGGTACAGCCCGCCGACCATGGGACAATGAGGTATTAAGAGAAGTTGTCTTTGAATCCGTCCAAAACGAGTGCGATGACCCTGAGACAATCAAAGATTTTGCTAGCCATTTCTATTATTTAGCCAATGATGCAACCAAAATTGAAAACTTCTCTGCTTTAAACCAGTTGATGGGCCAACTTAAACAAGCATACCAAATCGGAGACCGACATTTTTACTATTTATCTGTCTCACCAAGCCTCTTTGCTGATATTTCTAATAATTTGAAGAAAAGTGGTATTGTCGATCAACCGGGCATTCATCGTTTAATTTTGGAAAAACCCTTTGGTCACAACCAAGCGAGTGCCCTAGCCTTAAACCAAGACCTAAACATCTCCTTTAGTGAGGACCAAATTTATCGCATTGATCATTATCTTGGTAAGGAAACGGTTTTAAATATTCTGGCTAGCCGCTACTACAATCCATTTTTAGAAGCTATTTGGAACCGTGACCATATTAAAAATATCCAAGTTACCCTATCCGAGGATATGCCTGTGGGCAGCCGGGGCGGTTACTATGACCACAGTGGGGCTATTCGCGACATGTTCCAAAACCATATTTTACAAATTATCGCTCTTTTAGGAATGGACCTACCTCAAGAGCTCAAGCCACAGTCGATTCTAACTAATCGCCAGGCCTTCTTTAAATCGCTGTCCAGCCTATCCCCAGACCAGGTTGCTGATCAGATTGTACGCGGCCAGTATGGGGCAAATCCTGATTTAGGAATTCCTGACTACTTAGATGAGGATCAAGTGGCGGTTAACTCTGTGACAGAAACTTATATTGCTGGCCAACTTCTCTCTGACCTACCACGTTGGCAGGATGTGCCATTCTATTTTAGAACTGGTAAGGCCATGACCCAAAAATATACCACTGTTGACATTATTTTCAAAAGCCATCCTAGTCAGAGCGACCAACCTAATAGGTTGACCTTTTACATTAGTCCAGAACTTGGCGTCAGTTTACAAATCCAACAAAAAACTTATAGTGACCAAATGCTAACTGAGCCAGCCTGCTTACAAATGACCAAACCGGTCAGCGGTTATTTAGCAACGGCCTATGAGAAACTCATTCATGATGTCCTCAAGGGCGACCAGACAAACTTCACCTCCTTTGAGGAATTACTTGACCAGTGGCGGATTGTAGACCACATCACCGAAGCTTGGGAGACATTACCAGCACCTGATTTCCCTAACTATCAGGCTGGTAGTCTTGGCCCGCAAGCAGCTGATGACCTATTAGCAAGGAACAATGATTTTTGGATTAACCATCAATTCTCATAA
- a CDS encoding M15 family metallopeptidase, translating into MKKVFILSLLASFTLAACQGQEPTTAGQTSQSDQLAASQATSSPKIDLTSISEGSLTLADVSDKNGQPLTEKEILALIAALPASASLDDPDLELVNPEIPIADDQLGQLAYTEMGHLYDGRITGPYQELLAGAWADGHDLVAISAYRSNAQQAANIDSRVNSYLASGYSYDEAVAATAAYVAPAGYSEHATGLAFDLFDRAWVAAGNDLLVSYEQEPSAQWLAANAQDYGFILRFLPNKEGLTHINYEPWHFRYVGLDHAQFMAQHGLTLEEYRLLIQGRDAL; encoded by the coding sequence ATGAAAAAAGTATTTATTCTTAGCTTGCTGGCTAGTTTCACTTTGGCTGCATGCCAAGGTCAAGAGCCGACCACTGCTGGTCAGACCAGTCAAAGCGACCAGCTAGCGGCATCTCAAGCTACTTCAAGCCCCAAAATTGATTTAACAAGTATTAGTGAAGGGAGCTTAACCCTAGCTGATGTAAGCGACAAAAATGGCCAGCCGTTAACAGAGAAAGAGATACTGGCTTTGATTGCAGCTTTACCTGCCAGTGCTAGCTTAGATGATCCTGATTTAGAACTGGTTAATCCAGAAATACCGATTGCCGATGACCAACTTGGTCAGCTAGCCTATACTGAAATGGGGCATCTGTATGATGGGCGAATCACCGGTCCCTATCAGGAACTCTTAGCTGGCGCCTGGGCTGATGGCCATGATTTGGTGGCTATTTCTGCCTACCGGTCTAATGCCCAACAGGCGGCTAATATTGATAGCCGAGTTAATAGTTATCTGGCTAGTGGTTACAGCTATGACGAGGCAGTGGCAGCTACAGCTGCCTATGTGGCCCCTGCTGGGTACTCAGAACACGCTACGGGTCTCGCCTTTGATCTTTTTGATCGCGCCTGGGTGGCCGCTGGCAATGATCTCTTGGTTTCATATGAGCAGGAACCCTCTGCCCAATGGCTGGCAGCTAATGCCCAGGATTATGGTTTTATCCTGCGTTTTTTACCTAACAAAGAGGGCCTGACCCATATTAATTATGAACCCTGGCATTTTCGCTATGTCGGTTTGGACCATGCCCAGTTTATGGCCCAACACGGGTTGACTTTAGAAGAATATCGATTACTTATTCAAGGTCGTGATGCCTTATAA
- a CDS encoding DHH family phosphoesterase, with protein MLNQLLTDIKNHATIIIHRHLRPDPDALGSQLGLKQVLQASFPEKEIYAVGENDHHIVGFEDMDQISDQVYQEALVIVTDTANTPRIDDQRYQTGQKVIKIDHHPNHDVYGDWQWVDDQVSSASELIASFVLASQGQLQMTDQAAQYFFLGIVGDTGRFLYDNTSPETMKIAGQLRAYDFPATELMQAANTQSLAQAQLLAYVLGHLEIDDTGAVAWVSISQDCLKTIGLSESETYHVVQTPGSIAGVRAWVTFVEQPAGHWRCRIRSKGPVINTIAMNHDGGGHEKAAGANAYSDQEKLAIVKELVAVSQSDK; from the coding sequence ATGTTAAATCAATTACTGACAGATATTAAAAACCACGCCACTATCATTATTCACCGTCATCTACGTCCTGATCCGGATGCGTTGGGTTCCCAGTTGGGCTTAAAGCAGGTGCTTCAAGCTAGTTTCCCAGAGAAGGAAATTTATGCAGTGGGGGAAAATGATCATCACATTGTTGGTTTTGAAGATATGGACCAGATAAGCGATCAAGTTTATCAAGAAGCCTTGGTCATTGTTACAGATACGGCCAACACACCGCGCATTGATGACCAACGTTATCAAACAGGGCAAAAAGTTATTAAAATCGACCACCATCCCAACCATGATGTTTACGGGGACTGGCAGTGGGTAGATGATCAAGTGTCATCAGCTAGTGAATTAATTGCCAGTTTTGTATTAGCTAGTCAGGGTCAGCTGCAGATGACTGACCAGGCTGCCCAGTATTTTTTCCTGGGTATAGTAGGGGATACGGGACGATTTCTTTATGATAACACCAGTCCAGAAACCATGAAGATTGCTGGCCAATTACGTGCCTATGATTTTCCGGCCACCGAATTAATGCAGGCTGCCAATACCCAAAGCTTGGCCCAGGCCCAACTTTTAGCCTATGTTTTAGGCCACTTAGAAATTGATGATACGGGCGCAGTAGCTTGGGTATCAATCAGTCAGGATTGCCTGAAAACAATCGGCTTATCTGAATCAGAAACCTATCATGTCGTGCAAACACCGGGATCGATTGCCGGTGTCCGGGCTTGGGTCACTTTTGTTGAGCAGCCAGCTGGTCATTGGCGGTGCCGTATCCGATCTAAAGGTCCGGTTATTAATACCATTGCTATGAACCATGACGGTGGTGGTCACGAAAAGGCTGCTGGTGCAAATGCTTATAGTGACCAAGAAAAATTAGCAATTGTTAAAGAATTAGTAGCTGTCAGCCAGTCTGACAAATAA